One genomic region from Athalia rosae chromosome 3, iyAthRosa1.1, whole genome shotgun sequence encodes:
- the LOC105683409 gene encoding thioredoxin domain-containing protein 17-like: MLYAGLRTISRNFTTKKKSAKMVVRHHVEGYENFLKFVEAFPKDNIVHVLYSGSKLPNGTSWCPDCVEAEPFIQKGLEAAPENSHFIYVEVGDRPFWKDLKCPFRTDSRTKLQLLPTLARWGTQKRLEGDQCLDVELVEMLVTDDDE; the protein is encoded by the exons ATGTTATATGCTGGACTCAGAACGATATCAAGAAATTTTACTACCAAAAAGAAATCGGCAAAAATGGTTGTCCGGCATCACGTTGAaggttatgaaaattttttaaaatttgtaGAAGCTTTCCCGAAAGATAATATTGTCCACGTATTATACAGTGGTAGCAAACTACCTAACGGAACCAGTTGGTGCCCTGACTGCGTCGAAG CGGAGCCGTTCATTCAAAAGGGCCTTGAAGCTGCTCCAGAAAATTCTCACTTCATTTATGTTGAAGTCGGAGATAGACCTTT TTGGAAAGACCTAAAATGCCCTTTTCGAACAGACAGTAGAACAAAACTGCAACTATTACCAACCCTGGCCCGATGGGGAACTCAGAAGCGACTGGAAGGTGATCAATGTCTAGATGTAGAACTCGTAGAGATGTTGGTCACAGACGACGATGAATAA
- the LOC105683407 gene encoding PXMP2/4 family protein 3: MALSKPTHIIYELVGAYFQNLYTNPLKTKALTSCCIATLGNFVSQKLRGVKYLNQDSLVAFALFGIIFGGSVPHYFYQHVHKITKHPLGILLIERLVYTPLYQVLSLYMLARFEGKSHEASYAQLEKLYQPVLLANLKYLTLFQFINIKFVPPMLRVLVVNLIGFFWSIYLANKRAAQAAKDRARK, from the exons ATGGCGTTATCCAAACCAACACACATTATTTACGAACTGGTTGGCGCATACTTCCAGAATTTATATACGAATCCGCTCAAGACGAAAGCTTTAACAAG CTGCTGCATTGCAACTCTAGGCAATTTTGTATCGCAAAAATTGAGAGGAGTAAAGTACCTGAATCAAGACAGTCTTGTTGCTTTTGCGTTATTTGG AATTATTTTTGGTGGTTCGGTACCTCATTACTTCTACCAACATGTCCACAAGATTACCAAGCACCCACTTGGAATTTTGCTTATAGAACGACTAGTGTATACACCATTATACCAAGTCTTGTCTTTGTACATGCTTGCTCGATTTGAG ggGAAATCTCATGAAGCATCATACGCTCAgttagaaaaattataccaGCCTGTCCTACTCGCAAATCTGAAATACTTGACTCTCTTCCAATTTATCAACATAAAATTTGTTCCACCAATG CTTCGTGTTCTGGTGGTGAACCTAATTGGCTTTTTCTGGTCAATATACTTGGCTAATAAGCGAGCAGCACAAGCAGCAAAAGACAGAGCTCGCAAGTAA
- the LOC105683405 gene encoding serine/arginine repetitive matrix protein 4 isoform X4, with amino-acid sequence MTVKIPIRVRETHQIAEAQQEKNAKLREAFGISEFFVEGSSLDPERHAREAEARAAASKVYELVRTPSPAPDTTVPEKKRKRKRSGSNSKKKKGKKHKRDRSESPKSSKKKEKPKKKKKEKKHKKADISSSDSDSSSEDSDDSSSSENESKKKRKKKKKKSKSDGKDKREKKKSAAKKKHQSSESSTESSPERLKKSSKHDKTVEIVQVEEVESTSKRTEYLRKELEEIEKRIKEREQKELEVQKQVKKEKTDERPRRRSRSASPKQRESRNRSLRRQDRLARTEPRNESPPVPPARKRESPTRKSSLEKRDKSPFAQRNSPFRRNRSPSRSRVDRRSPRRISRPRRISPSPRRRRFSRSRRPRPSISRSRSPSRFERYGSRRRPSPPRRRRSGSRRRSVSRRRSVSRRRSGSRRRSGSRRRSASRRRSGSRRRSRSPRRDRERRKRSRDRKSRSKSKSHSRRSSLSYSPVRKHPERYKDILEDKRKESRKTDNGKQTSRSTSHNRKVQAITPRVSLRSSSEDEGELADDEPKQEDVERQKEIFTLKQLQTGLAAKARETLGKKVISPVKIKIEKKDENVFDIALPDELPKVAHKLIGPAQERLKSISPERVITTVFPVTSRSPSPALPLTRAEAAVRLRSPTESPPPLTASFLERSVRSRSRSVTKKINIARSQSKSRSRSKSRGQSSETDVKNNRSRSISKHRSSRSSSNSVSRERMRNKSISVSPKLLHKASPKVKSPLQSKLLPKRKSVSRSPSRVSEKSKDVSPKNMSISRSTTRSPARSITKKISASRSPSRSPIRSRKISPREKSYSRSHSGSYSRSRSRSKRPSRSPSNQSSVIRSTSRAKRSVSRSPQRLKKLLSPVIEKSKSRSRSLSKRSRSRSLSKKSRSRSRSLSRESRNKTKRCRSRSSSRSSTSSTRHSRRSYSSSSRSSSSGSSRSSRSSSSSSASSRSRSPSIPRRHGSPSFLDRRRITSARKRPIPYHRPTPSPLSSPSSSESSRHSDWSSPHSSRSLTRSPSYSH; translated from the exons GTCCGAGTCCCCCAAGAGTtcaaagaagaaggaaaaacctaagaaaaagaagaaggaaaagaagcaCAAAAAAGCAGACATCTCCTCATCTGACAGCGATTCCTCTAGCGAAGACTCGGATGATAGCAG CTCCTCTGAAAAcgaatcgaagaagaaaagaaaaaagaagaagaagaagtcaaAATCAGATGGAAAAGACAAGCGTGAG aagAAGAAGTCAGCTGCCAAAAAGAAGCATCAGTCCTCTGAGAGCTCTACCGAAAG TTCGCCTGAGAGACTGAAGAAGTCTTCTAAGCATGATAAAACCGTGGAGATCGTTCAAGTGGAGGAAGTTGAAAGTACGAGTAAAAGAACAGAGTATTTGCGTAAAGAGTTAGAGGAAATTGAGAAGCGAATAAAAGAACGAGAACAAAAAGAGTTGGAAGTGCAGAAgcaagtgaaaaaagaaaagacagaTGAAAGACCCAGACGAAGAAGCCGTTCGGCTTCGCCAAAGCAAAGAGAATCAAGGAACAGATCGCTCAGAAGACAAGACAGACTTGCGCGAACTGAACCAAGAAATGAATCTCCTCCCGTTCCACCAGCTAGAAAGCGTGAATCTCCGACGAGAAAATCGAGCTTGGAAAAACGTGACAAATCACCATTTGCACAAAGAAATTCACCATTTCGGCGGAACCGATCCCCATCGCGAAGCCGAGTCGACAGACGCTCCCCAAGAAGGATATCCAGACCTAGACGTATATCACCTTCACCGCGGAGGAGAAGATTTTCAAGGTCTAGAAGACCACGTCCCTCAATTTCAAGAAGTAGGAGTCCATCAAGATTCGAACGGTATGGTTCAAGGCGTAGGCCGTCGCCACCAAGACGCAGAAGGTCTGGATCTCGCAGAAGGTCTGTATCTCGCAGAAGGTCTGTATCTCGCAGAAGGTCGGGATCTCGCAGAAGGTCTGGATCTCGTCGAAGGTCTGCGTCACGCCGAAGGTCTGGATCTCGCCGCAGATCAAGATCACCAAGACGAGACAGAGAGAGGCGTAAGCGTTCCAGAGATCGTAAGAGCCGTAGCAAGTCAAAAAGCCATTCTAGACGATCTAGTCTCAGTTATTCACCTGTGAGGAAACACCCTGAACGTTACAAAGATATTTTAGaagataagagaaaagaatcaaGGAAAACGGATAACGGCAAACAGACATCTCGATCCACTTCCCATAATCGAAAAGTTCAAGCTATCACACCCAGAGTTAGTTTGAGATCTTCTAGTGAAGACGAAGGAGAACTGGCAGATGATGAACCAAAACAAGAAGATGTGGAGCGACAGAAAGAAATATTCACCCTGAAACAGTTGCAAACTGGATTAGCTGCAAAAGCCAGAGAAACGTTGGGTAAAAAAGTAATCAGCCCAgtcaaaattaaaatcgaaaaaaaagatgaaaacgtTTTTGATATAGCGTTACCAGATGAATTACCCAAAGTTGCACATAAATTGATAGGACCTGCGCAGGAGAGATTAAAATCAATATCCCCTGAAAGAGTAATCACTACAGTATTTCCTGTCACAAGTAGATCACCTTCGCCAGCCTTACCACTGACAAGGGCAGAAGCAGCTGTACGGTTGAGGTCACCAACAGAATCTCCACCACCACTGACGGCTAGTTTTTTGGAAAGATCAGTGAGATCGAGATCAAGAAGTgtcacgaaaaaaatcaatattgcACGTTCACAGTCGAAATCTAGGTCTCGATCAAAATCTAGAGGTCAATCATCAGAGAcagatgtaaaaaataatcgttcaaGATCTATTTCCAAGCATAGAAGTTCGAGATCCAGCTCCAATTCCGTTTCGAGAGAAAGAATGCGAAACAAATCAATTTCTGTCTCACCTAAACTATTGCATAAGGCTTCTCCAAAGGTCAAATCACCACTGCAATCTAAATTGCTCCCTAAACGTAAATCCGTATCAAGATCACCATCTCGGGTAtctgaaaaatccaaagaCGTGTCTCCAAAAAACATGTCAATATCTCGCTCCACCACAAGATCTCCAGCTCGTTCGATtactaaaaaaatatctgcgtCTCGTTCGCCGTCGAGATCTCCTATCAGATCACGGAAGATATCTCCACGGGAAAAATCATACTCCAGATCACACTCAGGATCATACTCGAGATCACGTTCTAGATCGAAGAGACCATCCAGATCACCCAGCAATCAATCTTCAGT gATACGATCGACATCGCGTGCAAAACGCTCTGTTTCAAGATCGCCACAGAGGTTGAAGAAATTACTTTCACCAGTAATTGAAAAGTCCAAAAGCAGAAGTAGATCCCTCTCCAAGAGATCAAGAAGTCGTTCGTTGTCAAAGAAATCCCGGAGTCGCTCTCGATCTCTTTCTCGAGAATCGAGAAACAAGACAAAAAGATGCCGTAGCCGCAGCAGCTCACGTTCTTCAACcag CTCTACTAGGCATAGTCGAAGAAGCTACTCTAGTTCATCCCGATCATCCAGCAGTGGTTCCAGTCGCTCTTCTCGTTCTAGCTCGAGCAGTTCTGCTTCTAGTAGGTCACGATCGCCATCTATCCCACGCCGCCATGGGTCACCAAGTTTTTTAGACAGGCGTCGAATCACTAG TGCTAGAAAACGACCAATACCGTACCATCGACCAACACCATCACCACTATCTTCACCCAGCAGTTCTGAAAGCAGTAGACACAGCGATTGGTCAAGTCCTCATTCGAGTCGATCCTTGACTCGTAGCCCATCATACAGTCATTGA
- the LOC105683406 gene encoding SEC14-like protein 2 isoform X2 yields MGCFVDEALRKFRRSVKDVLEPHHDDQFLLRWLRARKWDPIAAEKMLRDSLEWRKIWQVDRIHDWEAPAIFKDYLPRGTSGFDKDGAPVVIAPFAGLDMFGLLHVISKNDMMKATIQQLESYLKICAEQSKKHGPVANQLTVIFDMEDFNLRQYAWRPAGEVVIGLIQMYEANYPEILKMCYIINAPKVFALAFSIVKNFLNEYTLSKIQIYKADPDKWKAALLRTIPVDQIPKHFGGSLTDPDGNPKLLTKICQGGKVPKHMYTSKADKEKINDDLETATIKKGDKLTLDFLAAEEGSFLRWEFRSEGHDIKFGIIMKNDDGAQSEIIPLHRVPAHQMDEIGVITCKAPATYSVIFDNTYSIMRNKKIHYSVQVTPPLPTVTEALALSNN; encoded by the exons atGGGATGTTTCGTTGACGAAGCACTGAGAAAG ttCAGACGTAGCGTGAAGGATGTTTTGGAACCGCACCACGACGATCAATTTCTGCTGAGGTGGCTAAGAG cGCGAAAATGGGACCCGATTGCAGCTGAAAAAATGCTAAGAGAT TCACTTGAGTGGAGAAAAATATGGCAAGTTGATAGAATACACGACTGGGAGGCACCGGCAATCTTCAAAGATTATTTACCTCGGGGTACTAGCGGTTTCGACAAGGATGGCGCCCCAG TTGTCATAGCACCGTTTGCTGGACTGGACATGTTTGGACTCCTTCATGtgatatcaaaaaatgacatgatGAAAGCTACGATACAGCAGTTGGAGTCATACCTAAAGATATGTGCAGAGCAGAGTAAAAAGCACGGACCAGTCGCAAATCAGCTCACTGTCATTTTTGACATGGAAGACTTCAATTTGAGACAATACGCGTGGAGACCAG CTGGAGAAGTTGTAATCGGATTGATTCAGATGTACGAAGCAAACTACCCAGAGATTTTGAAGATGTGTTACATTATAAATG CACCAAAGGTTTTTGCTCTTGCATTCTCCATTGTGAAGAACTTCCTGAACGAGTACACATTGtccaaaattcaaatatacaAAGCAGATCCTGACAAGTGGAAAGCTGCATTATTGCGAACTATCCCAGTTGATCAAATACCCAAACACTTTGGTGGTTCCCTGACTGACCCAGACGGCAACCCAAAACTACTTACCAAG ATTTGCCAAGGTGGTAAAGTGCCCAAGCATATGTACACGAGTAAAGcagataaagagaaaattaacgaTGACTTGGAGACAGCAACTATTAAAAAAGGCGACAAACTCACACTAGATTTTTTGGCAGCAGAAGAAGGCAGTTTTCTGCG ATGGGAATTCAGATCTGAGGGTCATGATATCAAATTCGGAatcataatgaaaaatgatgatggAGCACAGTCTGAAATTATACCTCTTCACAGAGTTCCTGCTCATCAAATGGACGAAATTGGTGTCATCACTTGCAAAGCACCAGCTACTT ATTCTGTCATATTTGACAACACTTACAGTATAATGAGAAACAAGAAGATTCACTATTCCGTGCAAGTTACGCCTCCATTACCAACAGTCACAGAAGCATTGGCTTTGAGTAATAActga
- the LOC105683406 gene encoding SEC14-like protein 2 isoform X1 has product MTPTLGLPDDQVFALMRFRRSVKDVLEPHHDDQFLLRWLRARKWDPIAAEKMLRDSLEWRKIWQVDRIHDWEAPAIFKDYLPRGTSGFDKDGAPVVIAPFAGLDMFGLLHVISKNDMMKATIQQLESYLKICAEQSKKHGPVANQLTVIFDMEDFNLRQYAWRPAGEVVIGLIQMYEANYPEILKMCYIINAPKVFALAFSIVKNFLNEYTLSKIQIYKADPDKWKAALLRTIPVDQIPKHFGGSLTDPDGNPKLLTKICQGGKVPKHMYTSKADKEKINDDLETATIKKGDKLTLDFLAAEEGSFLRWEFRSEGHDIKFGIIMKNDDGAQSEIIPLHRVPAHQMDEIGVITCKAPATYSVIFDNTYSIMRNKKIHYSVQVTPPLPTVTEALALSNN; this is encoded by the exons ttCAGACGTAGCGTGAAGGATGTTTTGGAACCGCACCACGACGATCAATTTCTGCTGAGGTGGCTAAGAG cGCGAAAATGGGACCCGATTGCAGCTGAAAAAATGCTAAGAGAT TCACTTGAGTGGAGAAAAATATGGCAAGTTGATAGAATACACGACTGGGAGGCACCGGCAATCTTCAAAGATTATTTACCTCGGGGTACTAGCGGTTTCGACAAGGATGGCGCCCCAG TTGTCATAGCACCGTTTGCTGGACTGGACATGTTTGGACTCCTTCATGtgatatcaaaaaatgacatgatGAAAGCTACGATACAGCAGTTGGAGTCATACCTAAAGATATGTGCAGAGCAGAGTAAAAAGCACGGACCAGTCGCAAATCAGCTCACTGTCATTTTTGACATGGAAGACTTCAATTTGAGACAATACGCGTGGAGACCAG CTGGAGAAGTTGTAATCGGATTGATTCAGATGTACGAAGCAAACTACCCAGAGATTTTGAAGATGTGTTACATTATAAATG CACCAAAGGTTTTTGCTCTTGCATTCTCCATTGTGAAGAACTTCCTGAACGAGTACACATTGtccaaaattcaaatatacaAAGCAGATCCTGACAAGTGGAAAGCTGCATTATTGCGAACTATCCCAGTTGATCAAATACCCAAACACTTTGGTGGTTCCCTGACTGACCCAGACGGCAACCCAAAACTACTTACCAAG ATTTGCCAAGGTGGTAAAGTGCCCAAGCATATGTACACGAGTAAAGcagataaagagaaaattaacgaTGACTTGGAGACAGCAACTATTAAAAAAGGCGACAAACTCACACTAGATTTTTTGGCAGCAGAAGAAGGCAGTTTTCTGCG ATGGGAATTCAGATCTGAGGGTCATGATATCAAATTCGGAatcataatgaaaaatgatgatggAGCACAGTCTGAAATTATACCTCTTCACAGAGTTCCTGCTCATCAAATGGACGAAATTGGTGTCATCACTTGCAAAGCACCAGCTACTT ATTCTGTCATATTTGACAACACTTACAGTATAATGAGAAACAAGAAGATTCACTATTCCGTGCAAGTTACGCCTCCATTACCAACAGTCACAGAAGCATTGGCTTTGAGTAATAActga